The Larimichthys crocea isolate SSNF chromosome XI, L_crocea_2.0, whole genome shotgun sequence genome has a segment encoding these proteins:
- the LOC113746938 gene encoding cilia- and flagella-associated protein 251-like has translation MTEAVEVRSSTTTTTMVIDAKNGDAGSPSVRGSKKTFADNLHSTFSSPLAWILVLALIITWSCVFVIMFDLMDYKTISGRPPPAVRKVLKESGRGGGLTKIGSDPMKAVKDVAEESSNFFSVAFRFAANLIAPEEDEGNLYAVRKKGEFLPSRSKVIGMQAKTKLPAVEVVEDEEEEVGEEEGEEGDEEEEEAEEEAEEEYYEEEEEYYEEDEEYYEEDEEYYEEDEEYYEEDEGYYEEGEEYEEEEGEEEEGEVEEEEEEEGEEDKGAAVVEEEEEEEGADEEEGEEEEEEEEEEEEGTEAEEEEEEEEEEGAEAVEEKDEEEGGEADEEEEEEEGGEADEEEEEEEEDEPKEEEVEAAAQEEEEEVKAEEEEEEEEEEEEEEEGAAEVEQDDDEDEEEEKEAAAETDE, from the exons TGAGGTCGTcgaccaccacaaccaccatgGTCATCGACGCCAAGAATGGAGACGCCGGGTCGCCGTCTGTGCGAGGGTCCAAGAAAACATTTGCAGATAACCTCCACTCCACCTTCAGCTCCCCGCTGGCCTGGATCTTGGTCCTGGCTCTCATTATTACATggtcttgtgtttttgtcatcatgttTGATCTGATGGACTACAAGACCATTTCAG GTCGTCCACCTCCTGCCGTCAGGAAGGTTTTAAAGGAATCAGGCCGTGGAG GAGGCCTCACCAAGATCGGCTCGGACCCCATGAAGGCGGTGAAAGATGTCGCGGAAGAATCGTCAAACTTTTTCAGTGTCGCGTTCAGATTTGCTGCCAACCTGATTGCTCCTGAAGAAGATGAAG GAAATCTATACGCAGtgagaaaaaaag GAGAATTTTTACCGTCCCGAAGTAAAG TTATAGGGATGCAAGCAAAGACGAAACTACCAGCGGTTGAAGTCGTggaagacgaagaagaggaggtgggagaggaggaaggagaagagggagatgaA gaggaggaggaggcggaggaggaggcggaggaggagtattatgaagaggaagaggagtattatgaggaggatgaggagtattatgaggaagatgaggagtattatgaggaggatgaggagtaTTATGAGGAAGATGAGGGATATTATGAGGAGGGAGAAGaatatgaggaggaggaaggagaggaggaggagggagaagttgaggaggaggaggaagaggagggagaagaagacaAGGGCGCAGCAgttgtggaggaggaggaagaagaagagggagctgatgaggaggagggggaggaagaggaggaggaggaggaagaagaggaagagggaacagaagct gaggaggaggaagaggaggaggaagaggaaggagcagAAGCTGTTGAggagaaggacgaggaggagggaggagaagctgatgaagaggaggaggaagaggagggaggagaagctgatgaagaggaggaggaggaagaggaggatgagccAAAAGAGGAAGAGGTTGAAGCAGCTGctcaagaagaggaggaagaggtgaaggcagaggaggaagaggaggaggaggaggaggaggaggaggaggaggagggagctgctgaggtggagcaggatgatgatgaagacgaggaagaggagaaggaagcagcagctgagactgatgaa